AGTAAAATCTACAAGTCAATCCTTAGTATCATAGTTATTAAATTCAGATCGAACCTACCGGTTGAATCAGTGAATTGGTGAATCAAATCGATCCAAGTTTATAATTGAACTATATAAAAAAGTAATTCAGCGTGACCCGATCGACTTGGTGATTGAATCGGTGAACCAGTGCGATTCAATTGACCCTGCCGATTCAATTATTTAATAGAatatctcttttttatttttttttcttaatttttgatatagagaattcaactcaaaatatcataaatttttttttaaaatcataaTCAATTGAACTAATTTGATAgctatgtattttttattttaatatatttattttttaatatatacttaatatttcttaaatgttaaaaaaattgtatatttataaaaatttttatgtattatattatttaaatacttttatataaaattttaaaatactattaaaatttattaaatataacttaataaatttaaaagttttattttaaataattaatatttaattaattatatttatttatattaataaatattacatttaataaattttaattaatttatatacttaattaatttttaataactcaCTAGTTGAACCACTAATCTATTTACTCGATTTATTTGTTGAATTAACTTTTAGACTGAATTTAATAACAGTACTTATTTTAAGTTtagataataatttaattttaaatattttagcaAATAGGTCATTCTGTTACGTCCATATAAAATGACAATAATACCCtatgtaataaaataaaataaataatatatatatataagttgatAACACCATAACCATCCTGCCCTATCTTTTACTGTTCCATTCTTCTTTTCTCCTCTCTTGTTCAAAATAACATTTGATTATTGattatagaaaataaaaaaattattaatataatttttaaattaaattcaatccatacatatatttgaaataaatataaattttaatttgtatatgaaataaaaaattataattttttaaataatattaaatttaaactctCCATAATTTGAATTCCaagtgaaattttaattttttattaaagaaTTTATGATAAATTCACAACCGgcataattttttttctctctacatataataatttttaataaaattgaatttttttcataaaataaaattgGACCTATCACCACTAAAAATTGGCCACATTAGTGAAATTGGCAGAAACGCTGTCGTTTTGTGAATCATCCACCATGTATGTGATAGTATTAACTTCTTGAAAGGGCGAGAATTCCACATATATGTGTTTCCTTCCTCCCAATTTTCCCCTACACAATCTCCCAAATCATGAACCCTAATTCAGCAAATTGACGACACTCAAAATCCCGACTATTCTTTGCCTTCTCATTCAGATCTATACGTAAgttcaactctttttatcttttacTTAGCTTTATCGCGCAAAAAATGCAATCAATTTGATATATTTTCTGTATTTTCGCATCTAACTACCAATTCCTAACATGACTATTGCATATTGGTAGATTGATTTATTTTAGGGTTCGTTTTGTCTTCTGTAGGTTTATTAATTGTACAAACAAATGGATGGGAACAAAGACGACgcgttgaaatgcttgaaaatcgGTAAGGACGCACTGCAATCCGGTGATCCAACTCGTGCTTTAAAGTTCATCAACAAAGCTAGCCGCCTCGATCCTACTCTCCCCGTGGACGATCTCTTATCGTCAATAGAGAAGGATTCTTCTTCTGATCAAACTGCTGCGAGTACTAATGGGCCCACCAGCACCACAACCAATGAATCTAAAGTTCGCCACCGTGTTCCCTCAACTGGGTCGTCTTCATCTGCCTCTGCCACTGCCTCATCGTCCTCAGCCACGTATACGGAGGAGCAAATCACGATCGTGAGGCAAATCAAGAAGAAGAAGGATTACTATGACATTTTGGGATTGGAGAAAACTTGCTCTGTTGAAGATGTTCGAAAAGCTTATCGGAAATTATCCCTTAAAGTCCATCCGGATAAGAACAAGGCTCCTGGAGCTGAAGAAACTTTTAAAGCTGTCTCCAAGGCATTCCAGTGTCTTAGCAATGAAGAAAGCCGGAAGAAGTATGATCTGACTGGGAGTGACGAGCCTGTTTATGAGAGACGCGCTCCAAGGCATCATGGAGGGCAGGGAGGATACAATGGGTATCATGATGATTTTGATCCGGACGAGATTTTCAGGCAATTCTTCTTTGGTGGAATGCCACCTGCGACTACCCAATTCAGAAGTTTCAATTTTGGGAGAGGCATGGGGCCGAGAACAGGTGATAATGCATCTGGGTTTAACTTGCGTGCATTGATTCAGTTGCTGCCTGTTCTCGTCATCTTGCTTTTGAACTTTTTGCCGTCTTCAGAGCCAATTTACTCGCTTTCCAGGTCATATCCTTATGAATACAGGTTCACTACTCAGAAAGGGGTTAATTTTTATGTGAAGAATACCAAATTTGAGCACGATTATGCACCAGGTAGCCAGGAAAGGGCAACACTGGAAGGGAAAGTGGAAAGGGATTATATGTCTACTCTTGCACAGAATTGCAGGTTTGAGTTGCAGAGGCAGCAGTGGGGTTTTATAAGGGAGACTCCTCATTGTGAAATGTTGCAGCAGTTTCAGTCTGGGGCCTCGGCGGCCTGATGAATTGGAATTGaggttgaattttatttttgttttagaaGTTGACTATTTTTACCAGCGAAGGTTACATATGATGTAATATTGATAGGTTAAGGCCCAATAAGTATTTGTTACAATTTTCGCCTTTCACATAGCTTAAGCATGCAAATTTGTGCCAAATATTTTTCTTTATCatgccttttttttttatatatgaacTTATATTTTAGTACTACAATAGTCCTTCAGCAGGAGTAAATGTGCATGCagatgcatgatttcatttcttaaGTGACCTTAATGATGCTGTAATGACTAATACCACGTAGATGAGACATGCTTTATGTCCTTGAAATCTATTCTTCATCAAATGTTTTTTGCCTTAAATTTGTAGCGAAGAATCCAAATGCTGTCAGGGTTGTTGGAATTTTACCGTGATTGTCCATTATCTTATAATTGTTGCATATAAAGCCATCCTGAAACTGGTTGACAGATTCCGATGAATTGATCTGCTTTTAGTTTTGTTGCAACTTGATGTGGAAGTATATTCGAACTTGCAGTTAGAGTCTGTACCTTCTGTTTCTTTTGCAGATGCTCATCTGGTACAACTGGATCAAATATAATTTTGAAGAAGACATGGAGCATTTGGAATTTAATAATTTATGGAGGAAATGGAGGATAATAATTGTGATTTTTATATTCAATATTATCAAATCTGGATCTTCTATGTACTTTTCTTTCCCCTAGCACATGTGTGGTGCTACAAACTTCTGGTCTCTTGTACATGCTCTCCGAGTCTCCTTAGAATAGCTTGtgtcataacttgagttttacTTTGTCTTTAGCAATTGTTTTGAGTTCCTACTGGATCGTGCAAATTCCAGCTTAATTAGACCATCTATATTAGGTTTCTCATTTGTCCACTATGTTCTGTGATACCTTCTACTCTTATGAATCCATGATGTTTTCAGATTCCCTTGCTGCAAAATCAGTATTTCTATTTAAATGCTGATGTTGGCCACTCCTAGTTGCTATGGAAGCTCTGCTCTGAAGATGCTTAGCAGGATCTTTTTGGTTTGGGTTTTGATTTATGGGTTATTCATGGATAATGGTGGCAACTCTTTGCATTGGGTTCATTGCTTAATTCGGATGGAAATAACAAACTTACATTCATATTTTTTTTTGGGTTCTTTTTTAAGCTTGCAATTTGTATGACCTATCCTAGAGAatatttcttgaaaattttctACATGACTTGTGTAGTTTAACTATTTAATTCTTTGCTTGAGTTCTGCAAGGGATTCGTTGTTACATATACATATGATGATTTGGAGATGTGAAGATGTTTTTATAAAGTAATTATGAGAGAGGAAATTTCTCCTGGAGGGTTATGGACTATTGATTCTTTCGTGAGACTTTAATATGTGGTTTAACACTACCTTTCTGTTCCTCAGGGTGGTATGAATAGTATAACTATAAATTGCTTATTTATTAATCTGTGCACTGTGCTTGTGAATTGCAGAAAGAAATGCTTCAACCTATCATCTGAACATAAAAATCCCCCCTTTTTGAAGGTACCAAAGATTAAAGTTTTGAAAATGTGAAAGGTGTTTTAACATTTTACTCTCTCTTTGGATTTGGAAAGAGTGCGAGCATGGTTTCTAACTGATTTTTGTGTGATAACAAATGCAGCACGCAGCTGGTAGCATACGATGTTATCATTTCCATCTCCCATCCCTGCATCATGAACTGTTCTCTTGCTGTCAAAttttcttatggacttagaaataAACTATGAGTCTGTTTTTGTGTACCTGTTACAGTTCATGGTCTAGAATTAAACCCCCAAAAGTCATTATTTTTCATGATCATTAGGTTGAAAACTGGAAGGCTAAAGAATTCTATGTTTCCTACTTGGTAGATTTACATCTTTATCTGCTATATGCTTGTTGCTAAAGCATGAGGTGTGTTCAATTTTGATGCACCCCCAAGGCAAAGTTATTGTTTATGACTTCTAAACATAGTTATTAAATCTGGACCGAACTGATCGGTTGACTGGTGAATCAATCCTCAAATCGGTCCGAATTTGTAATTGAACTAGACCAAAAAGCAACTCGGCGTGACTTGGCAGTTGAACCGGTAAATTGGTGTGATTTAGTTGGTTCAATTATTCaattaaatctttttttttagTGTTGGTATAGAGAATTAAACTTAAAATCTTATAAAAAgtctttaaaataaaaattaattgggCTAACttggttttttttaattttattatatttatttttttatatatacttaatatttcataaatattaaaaagaaaatcacatattatattacttaatacttttatataaaatttaaaaatacaattaaaatttattaaaaataacttaataaatattagagttttattttaaataataaaaaatttaattaattataattgtttatatattttaaatgttatatttaattaatttatatatatttaattaatatttaataatttattggtTGAACTATTCACCAATTAAATAACTTATTCACTCGATCTCTTCTTCACGTAGTCAACCTCCAAGCCAGGTTTAATAATAACACTGCTTCTAAAACTCAGGGTCTAAGATCCTACTTGCAGATGTCACTTTTTTTTTTGCGCGCGCAACTGTGCATCTGTTGATGTGTTTTACATTATGTTTTTCCAAAGGCATAGATAATGCCTGCGGTTAAGATAGGATTAGATTTCTTGGTTGTGTAAAGACTCTAAATTTTAACGTTGAGGGAAATAACATGAATGTTTTGATTCCTGACGGTAATTCCCTCTTATTTGGGGTTCGCCTATCTTGTTCTTGTGATGTAGATTCGCAAGCCATTTCGCCAAGAATGCAGTTGCTCGATGCTCGCTTGTTCTCCTACCCGGCATTGTGTGCACAACATATGTCAAATCAAGAATAGCTTGTTAGAACTAAATATGCAGTCTCTTATCCTGCAAAATTACCATCTTCCccttttgagttcatgaaatgacACATTGGATGAACCACAATTAGGGATGAAAAAAGAGAGGGTTATCTAGTCAATAAATTGCCCTCGCTCGGCAAGTACGTCTGTTAAACAAATGTTGTTTCTAAGCTGAACAAAAGGGAGTTCTTACCTATTTCCTGAGCGTAATGATTGCTGGTAGCGGTAGATTGAACTGATGGGAGTATTAATCATGTTTACATTTCCAGGTTGAGAGAAAATGGTGCTACCCGTCTGCGGAACTGACCGTCGAGGCTTACCCACAAATAGCGTTCCAACCCTGTCGCCAATCTCAAGGTGTTCAAGTGATACAgagaaaaatctaatttaattcaccTATTCAAGTTCTGATAGGCAGTTCAAACTTTTGATGCACGAGTATGCAAAGCAAAATCACTTTCTTCACGCCGTGTTACTCGTTAGATATGGTGAAAGAGTCTCTACACCCAGTATCTTAGCATATGATATAAACAGAAAATCTGAGTACCGTAACACAGTTCCCCCCATAAAAACAAGCATTCCTGAAATCTGAAAATGGAACGTGCGGAAGGCAACTGATGCAAGTTTTCTGGTTAATGATATGGTGATATGGATTTGATGAAAAATGTTTTCCATGATAATGATAATTATATCTCCAGGACAAATAATTCCCATTCCGCATTTCTGACTTATAGGACACCCTCCTTCTTCTCCTTGTTTTATTATTACTAAAGCTGCAATTACCATTAGAATAGACGTCACTTATCTTGAAAACAAAGCACCGGTGAATTTCATATTTCCCCTTCACAGTGAGATCATAAGATTGGAATTGAAAGGGAAAGGAGGAAGTAAATGAAGAGAAGAAAAAGTTAGGTTGAACATATTCATATTTCTACGGGTTTTATTCCATGTACTGTGGAAATTGATTCTTTGCAGCTTAGCCTTTTTATAAGGGAGTTAGTAGCTCTCATTCATGACAGTAGAAATTGCCTCAGCCTTTATCCGCTTATTTCTGTTGGTTTCACTCCTAGATTAGCTAACAAATGTGCCCAATGTTAGATCTGGTAGTTTGTATCCAGGATGGACCAAAAATCCACCTCCTCATTTGAAATTATTATTAGAGGATGATAGGCTGTAATCTCTTTTATGAATGATATTCATcttttcagttaaaaaaaaaaattaaaaaaatacatcATCCAGTGCACCATGGAATTGACATCAGACACTGATATAATCATTTGAGAATATTAATCCCATCAGAAATCAACCATGAAAAGGGATAAGACGTCTAAAGTCACGTATTTTATTTAGCATTAACTGTATCTTCTCAGCTAATAGACTAATAAATATGTTCCATCAACTGAGTGCAGCACAACAAACATGATCTGTTCTTTCATGTTATATAATTTTTGAGATGAATATCTATATTTCTTTGCTTGTGTTTCAAAAGAGAAAAATGCTTATATGGTACCTAACTAGTCTTGAAGACTTGTTTCCCTAATCTTTTGAGGTAATGACCAGCAAAGCCAACGCGCTTATAAGTATGTACTGCAAGCAAAAccaacagaaaattaaatgtaatGTGCAGTTTCAGCTCGAAAATGATCTCTACAAAAAGCTTTTTTGATTCTCATCAAAAACTAAGCGTAAGTGTAATTAAAGATCTCATGTTATTACAAAAGCTTTAAAACAACCTTGACAAGAGGCTTCTCAGTCATGACAATTGTCACCCAGCCAACATAAGGCAAGAACCTGCAGGAACAGAAAATTAAAGATCAGATAAATCAAGTGAGAATAGCCATGTTTCTTACACCAAAATGACTACGAAAAATCATTTAACAAATGAACTAGCCTGGAGAGTTTCACTATGCCTAGATGTTCAAACATTTAATCAAGTAATATTAGATAaaaacagtacattacagtatatgACATTACAAAATGTATTCAGAATTTGCCTTATGGTAATCTCTCAATAAACTGGGATACGcccaattaattaaaattttgcaaGATAAAAACTGGATATGAGCAATTTTAAATCTTGTCCTAGAATTGTTTCACAATATGGTAACATTTTtttataaagaaagaaaaaatccATAAGCATGACATACCCAACAGCTCTCCCCAGGATATGTTGTGGCTTCAACCAATGCTGACCATGAGAATACAAAAGCCTATCATCCTGCTTATTATTGTCTCCtgataaaaatagacaaaaaaacAAATGATAATTAATATGCTAAGAGAGTGGCGCTACTGAAACTGGAACCATAAAATAAAAGACTACAAAAATATTTGAGATAATTTCCTTTTTATCTTTTATCAATGCGTTAGTGGCTTAAGAATTTATGTCCTTCAAATTTATCCTTCATTAAAAAGTCATTCAAACCTTCAAACTTGTCAAAGAAGGAAGAGGAAGGGGGACGCTTAGAATAAATCTTATTCTAGACAGTAGAAGAGATATCACAATTAAGATTTAGCAGCTTTGCATGCGGTTGAAATTTAATTACTTTCACAGAACATGGTACCTTTTGTGAGGATATCAACATCTCTGGTATCTTGTCTCTCATGGACCTACCAAGGAATCACAGGACACAAATATGCAAATTTGTTGTTACAGTCAAACATCACATAAACTAATCTGGGTTACTTACGCGTGACTCACTTGCAAAAAAAATCCAGTTACAgccctttttctctctttttttttttttttttttttttttttttttttttctgaaagaAATTTTAGTACTTTCAAGAGAAAGAAGTTCAAATGTGCTACTAAGTCATCAAAAGATTTAGATGGATAAAGTCCTAAATTTTTCACACTAATCAGCTTTACTATGAGTTCATCCATTCCTAGATATGAAAGGTGCAGTGGCATAATCAATTCTGGGAAAAAAAGTGTGAAAATTTCTGGAATCACCCAATTCACAGTTGTGGATGATGTTAAATATCCTTGAGCAATCTGAAGTCCTTAAAAATGATACTAAGGTCAGAAGATAAGTTTCCTTCTTGTGATTAATCAGTATTCTTCCCTGTGAAAAACCGAAGGCATCCTACAATTAATATTGAACAGAAAAGACAAAATACCAGATGCTCTTATTTCATGATTCTAGTTGCTTTCCTTCCATTTGAAAAAGTTCTATCCGTTATAAGCATGATCCTAGAGTCTACAATATGGTCAAATGACTCAAACCTGTTCATACAATGCAATGTATACATGTAGAATGGAAACCAAACAAGTATGGATAGACAAAAGAGATGGAATCTTGCAGATTTTTCACCTCAATTACTCGATGGACAATTGGAATGTCACGTCCCTAAACAATGTGAAGAAGATACATTAGcactagaaattttaaaattgattaaaaaaacaaaaaaggaaCACTGTAATGTTCAATATTTGCACAGCAttagcaagaaagaaaagaaagtaaaaaGTGAAGACATAACACAGATAGAAGAGCTGCAAAACCAGTATCAACACAAAGGACAGGAAAACTTTGTCACACGTAATTATGCACCTGCCCATGTATTCTCATGCCTTTTCACTTTCATGGTGAGTATGAACTGAATGGcttcattaataaattaatttcacaCTCCCTCAGACTAAAATAAATGCTCACCATACTAGAGCTGGTATTTACATGGCTAAGGGCTTTCAAATAAGATGAACATAACTCAACTTTATTTTCCATGACAAGTATCTTACAAACATTGAGCAGAGATCATAAAGTTTCTTAGCCACACACCACATTGAGAAAGTTCAAATAGATATTAGATGGATATTTGACCTTATGAATTATCAAAAAAAATTATCCTTTTCTTCAGTCCTCACTCATCAGGGTTGTTTGCTATATAAGTTAATTATTTTCCTTTCAAACATAAAGATGCCAAGAAAAGTGAGCCTTGATATAGAGGTGAGATTTCTCCATCATAACCAAGAGATCATGGGTTCAAACCATTGATACAGCCTCTATGTAATGCGAGGGGGAGCTTGTGTAACTCCAAACCTCCCTAAAGCCCAATATGTAGGAAGCTTCAATGCCTCATGCATTGGAGCAACCTTTCTAGACAAGCAGGTAGCAAGAAGTTCATTTTGTTCACATATGTTCTGAATTTGGTAATAGAATAATTACCCCAAAGGTGTAATTCTAATCAATAATAAAATTGCTTAACATGAAACATGAGATAAAGAGCAGAAACTTATGATGAAGCATAGTGCAATGACCACATTTTTTTCTGTCAAAGCAGCTAATTAGCAAAAATATCTAATTGAAACAATTATAATGCCAGACAATAAAGGacttcaaaaaagaaaaaaaaaagccattATTGATTTCATGGTTAAACAGGAAAGAAAAAGCTTAAATGGAATGAAAATTCATTATGAGCTCAAACTCAATGATGCTCATATTATCATGCTAAGATAGATGAAAATGACTGAAAAGGAaactaaaaataagaacaaattcTAAGTAGAATACTGAGCATACTTCTACATTAAACACAACAATTTCTCCAGTCCGAATAGGATCTTTGTTCATATGCAAGAACAATATGTCACCCTGCAACACAAGGAAGGGTTATGTCACCAGATAGGGACAAATAAATAATCAAATATGCATACAAAGCCATTATATCATTGCATAAGATATGACTATGgagaaaggaagaaattgaaaagaaaaaaactgCTGCCTCCACAGCTGCATGTACCATGGTTGAAAGAGGAGTAACTGAGTAAGTCTTTCTATGGGATCACTTAACAGAAACAAGTTGAATTATTGTCATAAATAATGTTGTTTAACACTCGATTgattagaaagaaaaaaaaaaagaaggcatTTTTGCAATATGCAAccaaagcttcaaatcatgaagaGTCTATAAATGTTATATAGCATTGCAAGACTTAACGACAGACATTCTAGCTTCACAACATACCTACAATTAATAAACAACATACTTGTAAATGTTAATAGCAGTTTGTAATAAAATCCAAATTGCCATCAGAATATAATAAGTTTACTTTTCAATAACCTAATGTTAGGTATCAACTTGCACTTCAACTGCAATGATATTACATTTACTACATTACAAATCAGTGCATCTTGGAAAAGGGCATTTCTTTCATTTGAATTACATAGTTAAAAAGATGACATGTGCCATATGAACCGATAATTGCTTTCCTTGAACAAACACAATCATATAAGAATTTGTAACAATTTTCATGAGaatgattaaataataatatattagttGTGTAAGTAACTATGATGTCTCACTCGTTTGAAACCAGGTTCCATACTTTCAGAAAGCACAACTACAACAGGTGACTCACTACCAGTTATGCACATCAATGTCTTCCATATTATTAGTGCTGAAGACACAATCATGCCTGCAATAGTTTGCACCAAAAAGAAGAATGAATAAATCACAAAAAGAGAAAAAATAGAATTTCCCTAAAGAGACCTTAAATACCAATAATATACGAAAATAAAACAGCATAAAAGTAAACAATGAGCCACATACTTGTCCAAAACATATAATGGTGACATTTATGTTTGGTAGAATTTAATGGAATACAATGAAACAAAAATTCAATATAACAATAGCTGAAAATTCATTATTATACTCCGCTACAGTGTACCAAGATTGCATTAAAGGGTTGCAATATTTGGGAATGTATACTCCCCAGATGCAACACATTGGTGAATGGAATAAAAGAAATCAGCTATTCCCCACAGAGAAACTATAAAATGGCAATCTGAGAAGCAACTGCAagcaatttaaatatgatttgatgCCATATGAACCTGtggatataaatttaataaacacaactaacaaatgaaaaagttaaaggcGTGATTTTTTAGCTCATCATAATATTTAAGTTGAAAACTATTGGTCATTACTTCAAACCCTCGAAACAGGATAATCAGGAATGCGTTTCTTAAAGCAAAGATGGGATTTTTAATTTGATAGATGTGTATTTTAAATTCTATTCTCAATTTTCAATTAGGAATCGATAAAAGTCAAGCAAGATTGATCTTCTGTAACTGTCTCATAATGAATGAATGTATCAGAAAGAGAGAGACGAACCAAGAGTAACGGCCTGAGAGAGAGCTTGTCTTATCAACGCCATTTCTGCACCTCTCTAACGCGGAATTGAAAAGTCTGAAACTTCGTCAAGAGAGCAAATGTGCTGCAACGTCAACACTAAAATCTGCGGTTGACACTTCAATTTTTTTGCATCCGCTCAACTGTGCTTGACGCAGAGTCTCACGAGATTTAtttgtttaaaattatttaataataataataaaattaaattgtaatagaggttaaagattttttttaaaaaatatttttttttattttgggcTGTTTTATataatctttttaatttttatatttttattcttatttaaaattttataaattacacACTATGTTCtataaataaaaaatcataaattaaaaaataatcaatttgattttttgaaaacctttttttcaaaataattaaattaaattacaaaaacatttttttacaataaatttaaaaaatatttttaaaacataTACTAATTGTAtttaatagtttaattgatttttttattataattaatttttggtCACTCTTATTTAACTCATTTATTATGCTATTATTATTAACCTTGCGGGTTTGATTGGATTCAATCTATTGGGCTCCA
Above is a genomic segment from Hevea brasiliensis isolate MT/VB/25A 57/8 chromosome 17, ASM3005281v1, whole genome shotgun sequence containing:
- the LOC110651531 gene encoding chaperone protein dnaJ 49 — its product is MDGNKDDALKCLKIGKDALQSGDPTRALKFINKASRLDPTLPVDDLLSSIEKDSSSDQTAASTNGPTSTTTNESKVRHRVPSTGSSSSASATASSSSATYTEEQITIVRQIKKKKDYYDILGLEKTCSVEDVRKAYRKLSLKVHPDKNKAPGAEETFKAVSKAFQCLSNEESRKKYDLTGSDEPVYERRAPRHHGGQGGYNGYHDDFDPDEIFRQFFFGGMPPATTQFRSFNFGRGMGPRTGDNASGFNLRALIQLLPVLVILLLNFLPSSEPIYSLSRSYPYEYRFTTQKGVNFYVKNTKFEHDYAPGSQERATLEGKVERDYMSTLAQNCRFELQRQQWGFIRETPHCEMLQQFQSGASAA
- the LOC110651532 gene encoding uncharacterized protein LOC110651532, translated to MALIRQALSQAVTLGMIVSSALIIWKTLMCITGSESPVVVVLSESMEPGFKRGDILFLHMNKDPIRTGEIVVFNVEGRDIPIVHRVIEVHERQDTRDVDILTKGDNNKQDDRLLYSHGQHWLKPQHILGRAVGFLPYVGWVTIVMTEKPLVKYILISALALLVITSKD